One region of Camelina sativa cultivar DH55 chromosome 6, Cs, whole genome shotgun sequence genomic DNA includes:
- the LOC104792623 gene encoding trihelix transcription factor GT-3b-like: MDGHHHLQQLQYLNKHHHLHHPHPQSSQTPEIASPVAGGDRFPQWTVEETKELIGIRGELDQTFMETKRNKLLWEVISNKMRDKSFPRSPEQCKCKWKNLVTRFKGCETMEAEIARQQFPFYDDMQIIFTTRMQRMLWVESEGGVGGTSGTVARKREYSSDEEEENVNEELVDVSNDPKILTNPKKNIAKKRKGGSNSNNGVREVLEEFMRHQIRMESEWREGWEAREKERAEKEEEWRRKMEELEKERVTMERMWRDREEQRRSREEMRAEKRDSQINALLAKLTRDGSL; encoded by the exons ATGGATggacatcatcatcttcagcaGCTTCAATACCTCAACaagcatcatcatcttcatcatcctcatcccCAATCATCGCAGACGCCGGAAATAGCGTCTCCGGTAGCGGGTGGGGATAGGTTTCCACAGTGGACCGTTGAAGAGACGAAAGAGTTGATAGGGATAAGAGGAGAGCTAGATCAGACTTTCATGGAGACTAAACGGAACAAGCTTCTTTGGGAAGTTATCTCTAACAAGATGAGAGACAAAAGCTTTCCTCGTAGCCCTGAACAGTGCAAGTGCAAGTGGAAGAACCTCGTCACTCGTTTTAAG GGATGTGAGACAATGGAGGCAGAGATAGCGAGACAACAATTCCCTTTTTATGATGATATGCAAATTATATTTACCACTAGAATGCAGAGAATGCTATGGGTTGAATCCGAGGGAGGAGTAGGGGGAACAAGCGGGACAGtagcgagaaagagagagtattcttcagatgaggaagaagagaatgtCAATGAAGAGCTAGTAGATGTTAGCAACGACCCGAAAATCCTAACTAATCCGAAAAAGAACATTGCAAAGAAGCGAAAAGGCGGTAGTAATAGCAACAATGGTGTAAGAGAAGTGTTAGAAGAGTTTATGAGACATCAAATAAGGATGGAGAGTGAGTGGAGAGAAGGATGGGAGGCGAGGGAGAAGGAGAgagcagagaaagaagaagaatggagaaGGAAGATGGAGGAGCTTGAGAAGGAGAGGGTGACAATGGAGCGCATGTGGCGTGATAGAGAGGAGCAACGACGGTCAAGGGAGGAGATGAGAGCAGAGAAGAGGGATTCACAAATTAATGCATTGCTTGCTAAGCTTACTAGAGATGGTTCTCTCTAA
- the LOC104792616 gene encoding GDSL esterase/lipase At2g38180 isoform X2: protein MVVGVPHSLTSTLADIIVRGYAGWNSRFALKVLDQVFPKDAVIQPSLVIVYFGGNDSMDPHPSGFGPHVPLSEFIDNMRKIGEHLLGLSDKTRVIFLTPPPMNEKQIQLVFGDVIKGRSNELCRPYAEALLNLCREINVKGVDIWTAIQQQDDWLNSCFTDGIHFTAKASEIVLKEILKAVREADWKPSLYWKSLPIEFPFDFGVPNSITLCDLELNRNMRYEPDTVSLCDQELTRNEQLESPPPTARL, encoded by the exons ATGGTGGTTGGGGTGCCACACTCGCTGACATCTACTCTC GCTGACATCATCGTTCGTGGTTATGCTGGTTGGAATTCTAGGTTTGCCTTGAAGGTCTTAGACCAAGTCTTCCCAAAG GATGCTGTGATACAACCTTCATTGGTGATAGTCTATTTCGGTGGGAATGATTCAATGGATCCTCATCCATCAGGCTTTGGTCCTCATGTTCCTTTATCTGAATTCATTGATAACATGAGAAAAATTGGAGAGCATCTTTTG GGACTCTCGGATAAGACCCGCGTCATTTTCCTTACTCCTCCGCCAATGAATGAGAAACAGATCCAGCTAGTTTTTGG GGATGTGATAAAAGGCCGGAGTAACGAGCTGTGTCGTCCATATGCAGAAGCGTTGTTAAATCTATGCAGAGAGATCAATGTGAAAGGTGTTGATATTTGGACGGCAATACAGCAGCAAGATGATTGGTTGAACAGCTGCTTCAC AGATGGGATCCATTTCACAGCCAAGGCAAGCGAGATTGTCTTGAAGGAGATACTGAAGGCAGTGAGAGAAGCGGATTGGAAACCGAGCCTTTACTGGAAGTCATTACCGATTGAGTTTCCATTTGATTTTGGTGTTCCAAACTCCATAACCCTTTGTGATTTGGAATTAAACAGAAACATGCGGTATGAGCCAGACACCGTGAGCCTTTGTGACCAAGAGTTAACCAGAAACGAGCAGTTGGAGTCACCACCACCTACTGCCCGGTTGTAA
- the LOC104792616 gene encoding GDSL esterase/lipase At2g38180 isoform X1 — MVGPQRPQIVLFGSSIVQYSFTDGGWGATLADIYSRTADIIVRGYAGWNSRFALKVLDQVFPKDAVIQPSLVIVYFGGNDSMDPHPSGFGPHVPLSEFIDNMRKIGEHLLGLSDKTRVIFLTPPPMNEKQIQLVFGDVIKGRSNELCRPYAEALLNLCREINVKGVDIWTAIQQQDDWLNSCFTDGIHFTAKASEIVLKEILKAVREADWKPSLYWKSLPIEFPFDFGVPNSITLCDLELNRNMRYEPDTVSLCDQELTRNEQLESPPPTARL; from the exons ATGGTTGGACCACAAAGACCTCAAATCGTCCTCTTCGGTTCTTCAATTGTTCAATACAGCTTCACCGATGGTGGTTGGGGTGCCACACTCGCTGACATCTACTCTCGTACG GCTGACATCATCGTTCGTGGTTATGCTGGTTGGAATTCTAGGTTTGCCTTGAAGGTCTTAGACCAAGTCTTCCCAAAG GATGCTGTGATACAACCTTCATTGGTGATAGTCTATTTCGGTGGGAATGATTCAATGGATCCTCATCCATCAGGCTTTGGTCCTCATGTTCCTTTATCTGAATTCATTGATAACATGAGAAAAATTGGAGAGCATCTTTTG GGACTCTCGGATAAGACCCGCGTCATTTTCCTTACTCCTCCGCCAATGAATGAGAAACAGATCCAGCTAGTTTTTGG GGATGTGATAAAAGGCCGGAGTAACGAGCTGTGTCGTCCATATGCAGAAGCGTTGTTAAATCTATGCAGAGAGATCAATGTGAAAGGTGTTGATATTTGGACGGCAATACAGCAGCAAGATGATTGGTTGAACAGCTGCTTCAC AGATGGGATCCATTTCACAGCCAAGGCAAGCGAGATTGTCTTGAAGGAGATACTGAAGGCAGTGAGAGAAGCGGATTGGAAACCGAGCCTTTACTGGAAGTCATTACCGATTGAGTTTCCATTTGATTTTGGTGTTCCAAACTCCATAACCCTTTGTGATTTGGAATTAAACAGAAACATGCGGTATGAGCCAGACACCGTGAGCCTTTGTGACCAAGAGTTAACCAGAAACGAGCAGTTGGAGTCACCACCACCTACTGCCCGGTTGTAA
- the LOC104792619 gene encoding uncharacterized protein LOC104792619, whose protein sequence is MEVRMQMQSPFLVRYRSRNVDGQFYSCAEIKVYCFGLVMVLFILGTVLQIVGVYGSQNIWLGPNSSILVEPSSIFVQSIKVKELDYSKPAGIQLYGFYGSPPLNHLVNWSESRVLPVSHDSYKGWPYYFNRGTFLNITYTVKPEGSAVELVVEEGSQGISPSSLNEITFHRDFAWSWNLIHGSGMIQLEISKSSGYYLAVANLKKSKDVEVELTIDVRAVLYDTKQSLYNCTFSNGECTFKLNAMSLAGKSVVVTSPAPSQGVSIDDEWCISVSYEHRWIAYVTCTGLVIWFMLVATQCCGGEGHLTENNDSARTPLLADKVDDYKLVYSIWDRNTISIFV, encoded by the exons ATGGAAGTTCGTATGCAAATGCAATCTCCATTTCTCGTCAGGTATCGATCTCGTAACGTGGATGGACAATTCTACTCGTGTGCTGAGATTAAGGTGTACTGCTTCGGTCTCGTCATGGTTTTGTTTATCCTCG GGACGGTTCTTCAGATCGTGGGTGTTTACGGATCACAAAATATCTGGCTTGGACCGAATTCGTCCATTCTTGTGGAACCAAGTTCCATATTTGTCCAAAGCATTAAG gtgaAGGAGCTTGATTACTCTAAACCTGCAGGGATCCAGCTTTATGGATTCTATGGGTCTCCTCCCTTGAATCATTTGGTGAATTGGTCAGAATCCCGAGTGTTACCTGTCTCACATGATTCTTACAAG GGTTGGCCATATTACTTTAACCGAGGGACTTTCCTGAATATTACCTATACCGTAAAACCAGAAGGTTCAGCGGTCGAGCTTGTGGTCGAGGAAG GATCGCAAGGCATCTCTCCTTCATCGTTGAACGAGATTACATTTCATCGTGACTTCGCTTGGTCATGGAATCTAATTCATG GGAGTGGTATGATTCAATTGGAGATAAGTAAGTCTTCAGGTTATTATCTTGCTGTGGCTAACTTGAAGAAGAGTAAGGACGTAGAG GTGGAACTGACTATTGATGTGAGGGCTGTCTTGTATGATACTAAACAATCATTATACAACTGTACCTTCAGCAATGGCGAGTGCACATTCAAACTCAATGCAATGTCCCTTGCTGGAAAGTCTGTTGTCGTAACTTCACCAGCACCGAGTCAG GGAGTATCCATCGACGATGAATGGTGCATCAGCGTCTCATATGAACATAGATGGATTGCATATGTAACTTGCACAG GTCTGGTGATTTGGTTCATGCTTGTAGCTACACAGTGTTGTGGTGGAGAGGGACATCTAACCGAAAATAATGATTCAGCAAGAACACCTCTACTTGCAGACAAAGTTGATGATTATAAGTTGGTGTACTCGATATGGGATCGAAACACCATTAGTATTTTTGTGTAG
- the LOC104792622 gene encoding protein SRG1-like yields the protein MAAYWPEPIVSVQALSQTGVTTVPSRYVKPSHQRPVLNSAQSDAEMEIPVLDMGDVWGKPEGLMLVRKACEEWGFFQMVNHGVNHALMEKVRGAWREFFELPIDEKRKFANSPDTYEGYGSRLGVVKDAKLDWSDYFYLNYLPSSIRNPSKWPSHPTKIREFIEEYGEEVKKLCERLVETLSESLGLEPNCLMKALGGEDKVGASLRTNFYPKCPQPHLTLGLSSHSDPGGITILLPDEKVSGLQVRRGDGWVTVKSVPNALVVNMGDQIQILSNGIYKSVEHQVIVNPGMDRVSLAFFYNPRSDIPIGPVEELLTESRPALYKPIRFDEYRLLIRQNGPSGKNQVDSLLSSK from the exons ATGGCTGCATACTGGCCTGAGCCGATTGTTTCCGTGCAAGCCTTGTCCCAAACCGGCGTAACAACCGTACCAAGCCGGTATGTGAAACCTTCTCATCAGAGACCCGTCCTGAACTCTGCCCAATCCGATGCTGAGATGGAGATCCCCGTGCTAGACATGGGCGACGTTTGGGGGAAGCCAGAGGGGCTGATGCTCGTAAGGAAGGCGTGTGAGGAGTGGGGTTTCTTCCAAATGGTGAACCATGGTGTGAATCATGCGCTGATGGAGAAAGTGAGAGGAGCGTGGCGTGAGTTCTTCGAGCTACCGATAGACGAGAAAAGGAAGTTCGCAAACTCACCGGACACGTACGAAGGTTATGGAAGCCGCCTTGGGGTTGTGAAAGATGCTAAATTAGATTGGAGTGATTATTTCTACCTTAATTACTTGCCTTCTTCCATAAGAAACCCCTCCAAGTGGCCATCTCACCCCACTAAGATCAG AGAGTTTATCGAAGAGTATGGAGAAGAAGTGAAAAAACTGTGCGAGAGGCTGGTAGAGACGCTCTCAGAGAGTTTAGGTTTGGAACCAAATTGTCTGATGAAGGCCTTAGGAGGAGAAGACAAAGTCGGTGCATCTCTCAGGACAAACTTCTACCCAAAATGCCCTCAGCCACATCTCACGTTAGGTCTCTCTTCCCATTCTGACCCTGGTGGCATCACCATTCTCCTCCCGGACGAGAAGGTTTCTGGCCTCCAGGTCCGTCGTGGTGATGGCTGGGTCACCGTCAAATCAGTTCCCAATGCTTTGGTCGTCAATATGGGAGATCAGATTCAG ATACTTAGCAATGGAATTTACAAAAGCGTGGAACATCAGGTGATCGTTAATCCTGGTATGGATCGAGTCTCTTTGGCATTCTTCTACAACCCAAGAAGTGATATACCGATTGGACCAGTCGAAGAACTATTAACCGAAAGCCGACCCGCTCTTTATAAACCAATCAGGTTCGACGAATACCGTCTTCTCATCAGGCAAAACGGTCCTTCTGGAAAGAACCAAGTCGATTCACTATTATCAAGTAAATGA
- the LOC104792617 gene encoding uncharacterized protein LOC104792617: protein MDSPLHPSTPDLNVPYSPVFVSRLSASSSSDNVVEGDDDDGARSSRSHGVFNWGEFCSFRNLSEPNICWATLALLVWIFASFILVKNLFGPKNVWLGPSSSIIVDPSSFFVKSIMVKELDYSKSGLQLYGFYGSPPLDRLVNWSESRVFPLSHDTYKGWPYYFNEGSSMNISYRVKPEGSAVQLVVNEGSQGISRTFWEEPAFHYINALSWNLIEGSGMIELKMIKSSSYYLAVANLKKRKDVEVELTIDVRAVLYDTKQSFYNCTFSNGECTFKLNAMSLVGNSFVVTSPAPSHEGVSIEDKWYIKFTYQPRGIGYVIFIGVVTCFMVVALLFCNKLQCFCEEGYNDLARAYLIGNKDDDVSSIGSCNEPFANDDADLEDNMRHVGEASNQTRRLCAICLDAPRDCFFLPCGHCVSCYECGTKMAEAGVSCPICQRNMKKVKRIYTV, encoded by the exons ATGGATTCACCTCTTCATCCATCAACGCCGGACCTTAATGTACCATATTCTCCTGTGTTTGTCTCAAGGTTGtcagcttcatcttcttccgaTAACGTCGtcgaaggagatgatgatgatggtgctCGTAGTAGTAGAAGTCATGGGGTTTTCAATTGGGGTGAGTTTTGCTCGTTCCGAAACCTTTCAGAGCCGAACATCTGCTGGGCCACTTTGGCTCTTCTTGTCTGGATCTTTG CGTCGTTTATTCTGGTTAAGAATCTTTTTGGACCAAAGAATGTTTGGCTTGGACCTTCTTCGTCCATTATTGTTGACCCTAgctctttttttgtcaaaagcaTTATG gtgaAGGAGCTTGATTATTCCAAGTCAGGCCTTCAGCTCTATGGATTCTATGGGTCTCCTCCCTTGGATCGTTTGGTGAACTGGTCAGAATCCCGAGTGTTTCCTCTCTCACATGATACTTACAAG GGTTGGCCTTACTACTTTAATGAAGGATCTTCAATGAACATATCGTATAGGGTTAAACCAGAAGGTTCTGCGGTTCAGCTTGTGGTCAATGAAG GAAGTCAAGGCATCTCTCGGACGTTTTGGGAAGAACCTGCATTTCATTACATTAATGCATTGTCGTGGAATCTAATTGAGG GGAGTGGTATGATTGAATTGAAGATGATTAAGTCTTCAAGTTATTATCTTGCTGTGGCTaacttgaagaagaggaaggacgTCGAG GTGGAACTGACTATTGATGTGAGGGCTGTGTTGTATGATACTAAACAATCATTCTACAACTGTACCTTCAGCAATGGCGAGTGCACATTCAAGCTCAATGCAATGTCCCTTGTTGGAAATTCTTTTGTCGTAACTTCACCAGCACCGAGTCATGAG GGAGTATCCATCGAAGATAAATGGTACATAAAGTTCACATATCAACCTAGAGGGATTGGATATGTAATTTTCATTG GTGTGGTGACTTGCTTCATGGTTGTAGCGTTACTATTCTGCAACAAGTTACAGTGCTTTTGTGAAGAGGGATATAATGATTTAGCTAGAGCATATCTAATTGGAAACAAAGATGACGATGTTTCAAGCATAGGTTCATGTAATGAGCCTTTTGCAAATGATGATGCTGATTTAGAAGATAATATGAGACATGTGGGTGAAGCAAGTAACCAAACTAGACGTCTCTGTGCCATTTGTTTGGATGCTCCAAGAGATTGCTTTTTCCTCCCATGTGGCCACTGCGTCTCCTGTTATGAATGCGGAACAAA GATGGCAGAAGCTGGTGTGAGTTGTCCAATATGTCAAAGGAATATGAAGAAAGTAAAGCGAATTTATACAGTGTAA
- the LOC104792624 gene encoding bifunctional monothiol glutaredoxin-S16, chloroplastic-like, whose product MSSSFPAITLSQSAPTKMAAISFGSSSLHGSASPRVFRPQVSRNTPGIALYSRFTPPSISFPSLSFTLRDTERSRRRPFVIASAVKSLTETELLPISESDSIPSASGVYAVYDKSDELQFVGISRNIASSVSAHLKSVPELCGSVKVGIVEEPDKAVLTQAWKSWIEEHIKETGKVPPGNKSGNNTFVKQTPRKKSDIRLTPGRHVELTVPLEELIDRLVKESKVVAFIKGSRSAPQCGFSQRVVGILESQGVDYETVDVLDDEFNPGLREKLKNYSNWPTFPQIFVKGELVGGCDILTSMYENGELGNVLN is encoded by the exons ATGAGCTCATCGTTTCCAGCGATAACTCTCTCTCAGTCAGCTCCGACGAAAATGGCTGCAATCAGTTTTGGCTCCTCCTCCTTGCACGGCTCAGCCTCTCCGCGTGTTTTTCGTCCACAAGTTTCCCGAAATACCCCTGGGATCGCTCTCTATTCACGCTTCACACCACCGTCCATTTCTTTTCCCTCTCTCTCCTTCACACTCCGTGACACAGAACGGTCTCGTCGTCGTCCCTTCGTAATCGCCTCCGCCGTAAAGTCTCTAACGGAGACGGAGCTGCTACCGATTTCGGAGTCTGATTCGATTCCTTCCGCTTCCGGAGTATACGCTGTATACGATAAAAGCGACGAGCTTCAATTCGTCGGAATATCTCGGAACATCGCCTCGAGTGTCTCTGCACATCTCAAATCTGTGCCGGAGCTTTGCGGCTCCGTCAAG GTTGGTATAGTAGAAGAACCAGACAAAGCGGTTCTAACACAAGCATGGAAATCATGGATAGAAGAGCACATTAAAGAAACCGGAAAAGTCCCGCCGGGGAATAAGTCAGGGAACAACACATTTGTCAAACAGACTCCTAGAAAGAAATCAGATATCCGTCTCACTCCAGGTCGCCATGTTGAGCTCACTGTTCCGTTAGAGGAACTGATTGATCGTTTAGTGAAAGAGAGCAAAGTGGTAGCTTTCATAAAAGGATCAAGAAGTGCTCCTCAATGTGGATTCTCACAGAGAGTAGTTGGGATTCTTGAAAGCCAAGGAGTCGATTATGAAACGGTTGATGTTCTTGACGACGAGTTTAATCCTGGGCTAAGGGAGAAGCTGAAGAACTACAGCAATTGGCCAACGTTTCCACAGATATTTGTGAAAGGAGAACTTGTAGGAGGTTGTGATATATTGacctcaatgtatgaaaatggtGAACTTGGCAACGTCTTGAATTAG
- the LOC104792621 gene encoding pyridoxal 5'-phosphate synthase subunit PDX1.1-like yields MAETGVVAVYGELAMTETTKQKSPFSVKVGLAQMLRGGVIMDVVNAEQARIAEEAGACAVMALERVPADIRAQGGVARMSDPEMIKEIKNAVTIPVMAKARIGHFVEAQILEAIGVDYVDESEVLTLADEDNHINKHNFKIPFVCGCRNLGEALRRIREGAAMIRTKGEAGTGNVVEAVRHVRSVNGAIRLLRNMDDDEVFTFAKKIAAPYDLVVQTKELGRLPVVQFAAGGVATPADAALMMQLGCDGVFVGSGVFKSGDPVKRAKAIVQAVTNYRDAAVLAEVSCGLGEAMVGLNLDDKVERFASRSE; encoded by the coding sequence atggCAGAAACAGGAGTTGTGGCGGTGTACGGCGAACTAGCCATGACCGAAACAACGAAGCAGAAATCTCCCTTCTCCGTCAAGGTAGGTCTCGCTCAGATGCTCCGAGGCGGTGTTATCATGGACGTCGTCAACGCAGAACAAGCTCGAATCGCTGAAGAAGCAGGCGCCTGCGCCGTCATGGCTCTTGAACGTGTTCCTGCTGATATCAGAGCTCAAGGCGGTGTTGCTCGTATGAGTGACCCGGAGATGATCAAGGAGATTAAAAACGCGGTTACGATTCCGGTGATGGCTAAAGCAAGAATCGGCCATTTCGTCGAAGCTCAGATCCTGGAGGCAATCGGAGTTGATTACGTCGACGAGAGTGAAGTACTCACTCTGGCCGACGAAGACAATCACATCAACAAGCATAACTTCAAGATCCCTTTtgtttgtggttgtaggaacctCGGTGAAGCTTTAAGGCGGATCCGTGAAGGAGCCGCCATGATTAGAACCAAAGGTGAGGCTGGAACTGGAAACGTTGTTGAAGCCGTTAGGCACGTGAGGAGTGTGAACGGAGCTATTCGTTTGCTTCGTAACATGGACGACGACGAGGTTTTCACTTTTGCTAAAAAGATCGCTGCGCCGTATGATTTAGTTGTGCAGACGAAGGAGCTTGGGAGGTTACCGGTGGTTCAGTTCGCTGCCGGAGGAGTGGCGACGCCGGCTGACGCGGCGCTGATGATGCAGTTGGGGTGTGACGGGGTGTTTGTTGGGTCGGGTGTTTTCAAGAGTGGAGATCCGGTGAAGAGGGCTAAGGCGATTGTTCAGGCGGTTACGAATTATAGAGATGCGGCGGTGTTGGCGGAGGTGAGCTGTGGGTTGGGTGAAGCAATGGTTGGTCTTAATTTGGATGATAAGGTTGAGAGGTTCGCTAGCCGCTCTGAGTAA
- the LOC104792618 gene encoding uncharacterized protein LOC104792618, producing the protein MNSVRMTMQHPRSRFRNLEEEIRSYGEFKIYCFGLAIALWFSAPVLLMESICGSENVWLGPNSSLLIRPSSRFVQSIEVKELDYSKPGLMLYGFYGSPSLSSVVNWSEYRVLPLSQDMYKSWRYFLNRGTRFNVTYKVEPQGSAVQLVVEEGKRVRSHSSLDKTASSRHLIQGSGMITLAISRSSDYYITVANLKRKDVEVELTIDVRAVMYDTKQSSYNCTFGNGECIFKLSAMSLVGSSIVVTSPGLSQGVSIEDEWYISISYQHRWVTYIIATGLVFCFILVATQCCGGEGDPTDYDSPRTPLLADKDDDGSLSTNLEGNDEEAGKESRCVCIICYDAPRDCFFLPCGHCVSCFQCGTKIKKAGGRCPICRKRMMKVKRNHKA; encoded by the exons ATGAATTCAGTTCGTATGACAATGCAACATCCACGTTCTCGATTTCGTAACCTGGAAGAAGAGATCCGCTCGTATGGGGAGTTTAAGATTTACTGCTTCGGTCTCGCTATTGCATTGTGGTTCTCCG CGCCGGTTCTTCTGATGGAGAGTATTTGCGGATCAGAAAATGTCTGGCTTGGACCAAATTCGTCCCTTCTTATTAGACCAAGTTCCAGATTTGTCCAAAGCATTGAG gtgaAGGAGCTTGATTACTCTAAACCAGGGCTTATGCTTTATGGATTCTATGGGTCTCCTTCTTTAAGCTCTGTGGTGAACTGGTCAGAATACCGAGTGTTACCTCTCTCACAGGATATGTACAAG AGTTGGCGATACTTTTTAAATAGAGGGACTCGTTTTAATGTCACCTATAAGGTTGAGCCACAAGGTTCTGCGGTTCAGCTTGTGGTCGAGGAAG GAAAGCGAGTCAGATCTCATTCGTCGTTGGACAAGACTGCTTCGTCACGGCATCTAATTCAGG GGAGTGGTATGATTACATTGGCGATAAGTAGGTCTTCAGATTATTATATTACTGTGGCTAACTTGAAGAGGAAGGACGTAGAG GTGGAACTGACTATTGATGTTAGGGCTGTGATGTATGACACTAAACAATCATCCTACAACTGTACCTTCGGCAATGGCGAGTGCATATTCAAACTTAGTGCAATGTCCCTTGTTGGAAGTTCTATAGTCGTAACTTCACCAGGACTGAGTCAG GGAGTATCCATCGAAGATGAATGGTACATCAGCATCTCATATCAACATAGATGGGTTACATATATAATTGCCACAG GTCTTGTGTTTTGCTTCATACTTGTAGCTACACAGTGCTGTGGTGGAGAGGGAGATCCAACCGACTATGATTCACCAAGAACACCTCTGCTTGCAGACAAAGATGACGATGGTTCTTTGTCTACTAATTTGGAAGGAAATGATGAGGAAGCAGGTAAGGAAAGTAGATGTGTCTGTATTATTTGTTATGATGCTCCAAGAGATTGTTTTTTCCTTCCGTGCGGCCATTGCGTCTCCTGTTTTCAGTGCGGAACAAA GATAAAAAAAGCTGGTGGGAGATGTCCAATATGTAGAAAGAGAATGATGAAAGTGAAGCGAAACCATAAAGCTTAA